In Marixanthomonas ophiurae, one genomic interval encodes:
- a CDS encoding endonuclease domain-containing protein: protein MRNKIIPYNPKLKNYARHLRKNSTQTEIILWKLLKNRSFNVQFHRQVPLLEFIVDFYCHELHLAIEVDGNSHDYKYEYDISRQGLLETHGIIFLRFTDFEVKKDYFSVELAIREKVKELSEK from the coding sequence ATGAGAAACAAGATAATACCATATAATCCTAAGCTTAAGAACTACGCTAGACATCTTCGAAAGAATAGTACGCAAACTGAAATTATTTTATGGAAACTTCTTAAAAATCGTTCTTTCAATGTACAATTCCATCGGCAAGTTCCTTTATTAGAGTTTATAGTAGATTTTTACTGCCATGAATTACATTTAGCTATTGAAGTTGATGGCAATAGTCATGATTACAAATATGAATATGATATTTCTCGTCAAGGGTTATTAGAGACTCACGGAATCATCTTTTTACGTTTTACAGATTTTGAAGTAAAGAAAGATTATTTTTCTGTGGAACTAGCTATAAGAGAAAAGGTCAAGGAGCTTTCTGAAAAATAA
- a CDS encoding helix-turn-helix domain-containing protein, with translation MSSNQEHRDAPMPYGVTLLTDHDLAKLFKVSLSSVYRWRKQKLLPYFKMGNTCYYVQEVIVPLLVAKGSRGLQTAPVENQ, from the coding sequence ATGAGTAGCAACCAAGAACACCGGGACGCCCCTATGCCCTATGGTGTCACGTTGCTAACAGATCACGATCTGGCAAAGCTTTTTAAAGTGAGCCTATCCAGTGTGTACCGTTGGCGCAAGCAAAAGTTGTTGCCTTATTTTAAAATGGGCAATACGTGCTACTATGTACAGGAAGTAATTGTACCGCTATTAGTAGCCAAAGGCAGCAGGGGCCTGCAAACGGCACCCGTAGAAAACCAATAG
- a CDS encoding nuclear transport factor 2 family protein: MNTNKERAKDFLLLAARGDSREAFKRYVGDPFIHHNAYFKGDGHTLMVAMEEAAIDQPNKIFEIQRTLEDGDLVSIHSRIKPQDSPEMAVMHIFKFQDQKIIELWDFGQAVPDTMVNEHGMF, translated from the coding sequence ATGAACACTAACAAAGAACGCGCAAAGGACTTTTTACTATTGGCTGCCAGAGGGGATTCCCGAGAGGCTTTTAAGCGGTATGTGGGTGATCCTTTTATACACCATAATGCATATTTTAAGGGAGATGGACATACATTAATGGTAGCCATGGAAGAAGCTGCTATAGACCAACCTAATAAAATCTTCGAAATTCAACGGACACTAGAAGACGGCGATCTGGTTTCCATCCACTCTCGCATTAAACCACAGGATAGCCCCGAAATGGCTGTGATGCATATTTTTAAGTTTCAAGATCAAAAAATTATAGAGCTTTGGGACTTCGGACAAGCGGTTCCTGATACAATGGTTAACGAACATGGGATGTTTTAA
- a CDS encoding transporter, which translates to MKNILFPLLGTLLLCATTAVAQDSLWTSARPDGHAPISVMSDHYHHKGEFMISYRYMPMFMKGNVSGTDEISNEAIFNEFMAAPQKMQMDMHMLGAMYAPSDGVTLMAMANYIRNRMDLRTKMGADFTTESSGFGDVSVSALIKLMNQNRQFIHANVGLSLPTGNIDQRDDTPMMNNAQLAYSMQLGSGTFDPFVGATYLGQTDLFSWGAQAIYKFRAGENKEDYTLGIRFDAIGWGAIKASDYLSFSTSLRYYTIGEIDGIDADLNPMMMPLFNTANSGRNQLDVGIGSNLYIPTGNLKNLRFAAEVSFPVAQDVTGIQMENQWMGTFGIQYNFGGHH; encoded by the coding sequence ATGAAAAATATATTATTCCCACTATTGGGAACCCTATTGCTATGCGCTACAACGGCGGTAGCACAAGACAGCTTATGGACTTCTGCCAGACCTGACGGACACGCTCCCATAAGCGTTATGAGCGATCATTATCACCATAAAGGAGAGTTTATGATTTCCTATCGCTATATGCCCATGTTTATGAAAGGCAATGTATCAGGTACAGACGAAATAAGTAACGAAGCTATTTTTAATGAGTTTATGGCTGCACCCCAGAAGATGCAAATGGATATGCATATGCTAGGGGCTATGTATGCGCCATCTGATGGTGTAACCCTTATGGCGATGGCTAATTACATTCGCAATCGTATGGATTTACGTACTAAGATGGGGGCCGATTTTACTACTGAATCTAGCGGATTTGGTGATGTATCGGTATCGGCTCTAATTAAATTAATGAATCAAAACAGGCAATTTATACACGCCAATGTAGGGCTTTCGTTGCCTACTGGCAATATAGACCAACGGGATGATACCCCTATGATGAACAATGCCCAATTGGCATACTCCATGCAATTAGGCAGTGGAACTTTTGATCCATTTGTAGGAGCTACTTACTTAGGTCAAACCGATTTGTTTTCGTGGGGTGCACAAGCTATCTATAAATTTCGTGCGGGAGAGAATAAGGAAGATTATACCTTAGGAATTCGTTTTGATGCGATAGGCTGGGGTGCTATAAAAGCTTCAGATTATCTAAGTTTTTCTACAAGCCTTCGCTATTATACTATTGGTGAAATAGACGGTATAGATGCAGATCTTAACCCGATGATGATGCCATTGTTTAATACAGCCAACTCTGGAAGGAATCAGTTAGACGTAGGGATAGGCAGTAACTTGTATATCCCTACCGGAAACTTAAAGAACCTTCGGTTTGCAGCAGAAGTATCGTTTCCAGTAGCACAAGATGTGACCGGCATACAAATGGAGAACCAATGGATGGGTACTTTTGGTATTCAGTATAACTTTGGTGGACACCACTAA
- a CDS encoding endonuclease domain-containing protein, which produces MRNKIIPYNSKLKEYARHLRKNSTLTEIIIWKLLKNRSFGVQFHRQVPLVEYIVDFYCHELQLAIEIDGNSHEYKYDYDICRQGILESHGLTFLRFTDFEVKKDIFSIEMTIREKVNELSELHP; this is translated from the coding sequence ATGAGAAACAAAATAATACCATACAACTCTAAACTTAAAGAATACGCACGGCATCTTCGGAAGAATAGTACACTCACTGAAATTATTATATGGAAACTTCTTAAAAATCGTTCTTTTGGTGTACAATTTCATAGACAAGTTCCATTGGTAGAATATATAGTTGATTTTTACTGCCATGAACTACAACTAGCTATTGAAATTGACGGGAATAGCCATGAATATAAATATGATTACGATATTTGTCGTCAAGGGATATTAGAGTCTCACGGACTCACCTTTCTTCGCTTTACAGATTTTGAAGTAAAAAAAGATATTTTTTCAATAGAAATGACTATTCGGGAAAAGGTTAATGAGCTTTCTGAGTTACACCCTTAA
- a CDS encoding DUF6266 family protein, giving the protein MAKFEKGILGGFSGKVGTVVGVRWRGTNIMRSLPQRGDYTPSELQLQQRAKFKSVIQFLTPIQRIVGRFFGNEQGDKSPFNLATGYHLSEAVIPDGDGYVMDYPKVLISRGDLRGLTDESMTADANQELILSWMDNSGQGNADANDKLIVVVYSPASKLYQQFDPAGLRSSASASVNLPAYYSGLEVQVWATFVTADEKLAATSSYLGAVTVN; this is encoded by the coding sequence ATGGCAAAATTCGAAAAAGGGATCCTAGGAGGATTCTCAGGAAAAGTGGGCACCGTTGTAGGAGTCCGATGGAGAGGCACGAACATTATGCGTAGTTTACCACAGCGTGGTGATTACACACCCAGCGAACTGCAACTGCAGCAACGTGCAAAGTTTAAAAGCGTTATTCAGTTTTTAACCCCCATTCAACGTATTGTGGGGCGGTTTTTTGGTAATGAACAAGGGGACAAGTCGCCTTTTAACCTGGCAACGGGCTATCACCTAAGCGAAGCCGTTATTCCCGATGGCGATGGGTATGTAATGGATTACCCCAAGGTACTTATTAGTCGGGGCGATCTACGCGGATTGACCGATGAGAGCATGACGGCCGATGCCAATCAAGAGTTGATCCTTAGTTGGATGGATAACAGTGGGCAAGGCAATGCCGATGCCAATGACAAGTTGATTGTGGTGGTGTATTCGCCTGCCTCAAAGCTGTACCAACAGTTTGACCCAGCAGGATTGCGCAGTAGTGCCAGTGCTTCCGTTAATTTACCGGCTTATTATAGCGGGCTGGAAGTACAGGTATGGGCCACTTTTGTAACAGCCGATGAAAAACTGGCGGCCACCAGTAGCTATCTGGGAGCGGTTACCGTAAACTAA
- a CDS encoding phospholipase D family protein has product MAKFLKGNDLNAELEKIFEDAEYNIILISPYIKLHDRYKSSLLTKLENYDLEITVLFGKNEDDMSKSMKQEDFDFFKQFPNIEIRYEKRLHAKYYANETKAILTSMNLYGFSQNNNIEAGILMERTPKGTFTGSNTLDYETWDYFERVLQQAELLFEKRPIYNKKKNILSSKKYLNSKIETDKLSEFFNDKSYKKVFKKSTHKKKNRNTDNIKSKTGYCIRTGNEITFNIEKPMQYEAFKMWNKYKNPEFPEKYCHFSGELSNGETSVNRPILNKNWKKAKDIFKL; this is encoded by the coding sequence ATGGCTAAATTTTTAAAAGGAAATGATTTAAATGCTGAACTCGAAAAAATATTTGAGGATGCAGAATACAATATTATATTGATTTCCCCTTATATAAAACTTCATGATAGATATAAATCTTCACTTCTTACAAAACTTGAAAATTATGACTTAGAAATTACAGTTTTGTTTGGTAAAAATGAAGATGATATGTCAAAAAGTATGAAACAAGAGGATTTTGATTTCTTCAAACAATTTCCAAACATTGAAATTCGATACGAAAAAAGACTTCACGCCAAATATTATGCAAATGAAACAAAGGCAATTTTAACCTCTATGAATCTTTATGGATTTTCTCAAAACAATAATATAGAGGCTGGAATATTAATGGAACGGACACCTAAAGGAACGTTTACTGGGAGTAATACCTTAGATTATGAAACTTGGGACTATTTTGAAAGAGTTTTACAACAAGCTGAACTACTTTTTGAGAAACGACCTATTTATAATAAAAAGAAGAACATATTAAGCTCCAAAAAATACCTTAATTCAAAAATTGAAACAGATAAACTTTCTGAGTTTTTTAATGATAAAAGCTATAAAAAAGTATTTAAAAAAAGTACACATAAAAAGAAGAATAGAAATACAGACAATATAAAGAGCAAAACTGGATATTGTATTAGAACGGGAAATGAAATAACTTTTAATATTGAAAAACCAATGCAATATGAAGCCTTTAAAATGTGGAATAAATATAAAAACCCTGAGTTTCCTGAAAAATACTGTCACTTTTCAGGTGAGTTGTCTAATGGAGAAACAAGTGTTAATAGACCGATACTAAACAAGAACTGGAAAAAAGCAAAAGATATATTTAAGCTATAA
- a CDS encoding HYR domain-containing protein: protein MKKITQMWILIALLCSSTFLFAQNEGSGDFPNSGTGPSFNLSEGANGFSGTVSTPGDTQDRFEIVLATGQSITSISATATGDTSNGFFQVGNESVSFPGGNITPVPSGPGTYQVVVSTNFSLGSNWSITVNVTGSTPPCNLTAFITSQTNVACNGASTGSITVSANNGTVNYDYVWSNGASTTNTSSTTNTITGLAAGNYSVTITDANGCTDTASATITQPTDLVVSASVNSNVSCNGGSDGSATAAVSGGAMPYSYSWSPSGGNNATATGLSAGTYTVTVTDANGCMDTANVTITEPTALVASASVDNNVSCNGGSDGSATAAVSGGAMPYSYSWSPSGGNNATATGLSAGTYTVTVTDANGCMDSANVTITEPTALNATITAQTNASCPGSSDGEATVSVNGGTAGYTYSWAPSGGSNATATGLSAGNYTVTVTDANGCTTTTSVIITDIDSTPPVANCNDIIVNGSFENGDFTGWTVDDFNDPLLPFYVGTRNTGNGFFLGATPTDGALMAANGFDSGSGPDEAVIYQDVTITNNNNILTWNENIDYDLQSFCSGCSNRIYEVQIRDLSNNVLEVVNQVTAISGVIDNDNIWNSLSADLSAYIGQTIRIAFWQQAPDSGSGPAKFALDNVSLAANSFSVYLDANGEASITVGDIDGGSTDNCGIASTSIDVTSFDCSNIGDNTVTLTVTDNSGNTSTCTTTVTVVDDIDPIANCVAPFTVQLDANGEASITAADINDGSTDNCAIATTTIDITDFDCSNVGDNTVTLTVTDVNGNSSTCTTTVTVEDSIDPTITCTGDITVSNDSGDCGAIVTYTEPTASDNCTTPLQAITMNGQTSPFSGNARGYHFQAPEDFIITGLRVPADASSGGQNIQIMRFAATPATFSGTSSYEEVLYYTSLNPATGFIPVTIQVSAGDIIGILGTRGTAPDVNSYTAQNDIMINGNTVAITRFGTQNPISTGQAPQGSYWQELSGSICRVEFEYQSNPLTVTQIAGLASGSEFPLGTTTNTFEVTDASGNTASCSFDVTVNDTEAPTANCVAPFTVQLDASGQASITAADINDGSTDNCEIDTTSIDITDFNCSNVGDNTVTLTVTDVNGNSSTCTTTVTVEDNIAPVANCVAPFTVQLDANGQASITAVDINDSSTDNCEIDTTSIDITDFNCSNVGDNTVTLTVTDVNGNSSTCTTTVTVEDNLAPVANCVAPFTVQLDANGQASITAADINDGSTDNCSIDTTAIDVTDFDCSNIGDNTVTLTVTDVNGNSSTCTTTVTVEDNIAPVANCVAPFTVQLDANGQASITATDINDGSTDNCGIDTTSIDITDFDCSNIGDNTVTLTVTDVNGNSNTCTTTVTVEDNIAPVVNCAAPFTVELDANGQASITASDINDGSTDNCGIDTTSIDITDFDCSNVGDNTVTLTVTDVNGNTSTCTTTVTVEDSIAPTIVCPADILASTDPTDCFATVNFPDALATDNCAGVTVAQTGGLPSGSQFPVGVSTVEYTATDANGNTSLCTFDITVEDNEAPIAVCENITIQLDEFGSASITAANLDGGSTDACGVDSIAIDQDTFDCSNVGDNNVTLTVTDVNGNVSTCTAIVTVEDITAPEVVCQDITVQLDATGTVSITGMDVDGGSTDACGIASYDLDIDTFDCSNVGVNTVELTVTDNSGNTATCTAMVTVEDNIAPDLVCTDFTLELGEDGTATLLPGDVIASNDDACGIDTTAVDITEFDCIDIGTPVTVQVFVSDVNGNLSTCNAVVTVVDIMAPVVTCPADQTVDPGEGNLFYEVPDYFALGEASATDNCTSNVTITSQQPAAGELVSDGIHTITLTAEDEYGNIGTCTFELTVESILGVDGTDNLGSVQLYPNPANNQVTLGNPSQVNLKEAIFYDLTGRVIRTINLTGMGSQKAIDISQLSSATYIVMIKSENGSVTKQLIKE, encoded by the coding sequence ATGAAAAAAATTACCCAAATGTGGATACTCATAGCTCTACTATGTTCATCCACTTTCCTTTTTGCACAAAATGAAGGAAGTGGCGACTTTCCCAATTCCGGAACCGGCCCTTCTTTTAATTTAAGTGAAGGTGCTAATGGTTTTAGTGGTACTGTTAGTACCCCAGGTGACACTCAAGATCGCTTTGAAATAGTACTAGCTACTGGTCAATCTATAACTAGTATTTCTGCCACTGCTACCGGAGATACGTCAAATGGTTTTTTTCAGGTTGGTAATGAATCTGTAAGCTTTCCAGGCGGAAACATTACCCCTGTACCTAGTGGCCCCGGTACCTACCAAGTAGTAGTTTCAACTAATTTTTCTTTAGGATCCAATTGGAGTATAACCGTGAATGTTACAGGTAGTACACCACCATGTAATTTAACAGCTTTCATAACATCACAAACCAATGTAGCATGTAATGGGGCATCCACAGGATCAATAACTGTAAGCGCCAACAATGGTACTGTCAATTATGATTATGTATGGAGCAATGGGGCTAGTACTACCAATACAAGTTCGACAACAAATACAATAACAGGTTTAGCTGCCGGAAATTACTCCGTAACTATAACCGATGCTAATGGATGTACAGATACAGCTTCAGCTACCATAACACAACCAACTGATTTAGTAGTTTCTGCAAGTGTAAACTCTAATGTTTCTTGTAATGGAGGATCAGACGGTTCAGCTACTGCTGCAGTTAGTGGAGGAGCAATGCCCTACTCTTATTCTTGGTCACCTTCAGGAGGCAACAATGCAACTGCAACAGGACTTTCAGCAGGCACCTATACCGTAACGGTAACCGATGCTAATGGATGTATGGATACAGCTAATGTAACCATAACAGAACCTACCGCTCTAGTAGCTTCTGCAAGTGTAGATAACAATGTTTCTTGTAATGGAGGCTCAGACGGTTCAGCTACTGCTGCAGTTAGTGGAGGAGCAATGCCCTACTCTTATTCTTGGTCACCTTCAGGAGGCAACAATGCAACTGCAACAGGACTTTCAGCAGGCACCTACACTGTAACGGTAACCGATGCTAATGGATGTATGGATTCAGCTAATGTAACCATAACAGAACCTACTGCTTTAAACGCAACTATAACCGCTCAAACCAATGCATCATGCCCTGGTAGCAGTGATGGTGAAGCAACCGTTTCAGTTAACGGAGGAACAGCTGGATATACTTATTCTTGGGCTCCTTCTGGTGGTAGTAACGCTACTGCAACAGGTCTTTCAGCAGGAAACTATACGGTTACTGTTACCGATGCAAATGGATGTACAACTACAACCTCTGTGATTATAACAGATATAGACTCGACGCCTCCCGTTGCTAATTGCAATGACATAATTGTAAATGGAAGTTTTGAAAACGGTGATTTTACCGGTTGGACAGTAGATGATTTTAATGATCCATTACTTCCTTTTTATGTAGGTACAAGAAATACAGGAAATGGTTTTTTCCTTGGAGCTACCCCTACAGATGGAGCGCTCATGGCAGCCAATGGTTTTGATTCAGGTTCAGGGCCTGATGAGGCTGTTATTTACCAAGATGTTACCATCACAAACAATAACAACATACTTACATGGAATGAAAATATTGATTATGACCTTCAAAGTTTCTGTAGTGGTTGTTCAAATCGTATTTACGAGGTACAAATAAGAGACCTTAGCAATAACGTGTTAGAAGTAGTTAATCAAGTAACTGCAATATCAGGAGTTATAGATAACGACAATATATGGAATAGCCTTTCTGCAGATTTGTCGGCTTATATAGGTCAAACCATTCGTATTGCATTTTGGCAACAAGCTCCTGATTCTGGTTCAGGACCTGCAAAATTTGCATTAGATAATGTTTCGCTTGCAGCAAATTCTTTTTCTGTGTACTTAGATGCCAACGGTGAAGCTTCGATTACAGTAGGTGATATTGATGGCGGAAGTACTGACAACTGCGGAATTGCTTCAACTTCTATTGATGTAACTAGCTTTGATTGTTCAAACATAGGAGATAATACAGTAACCCTTACTGTAACCGATAATTCTGGAAACACTTCAACCTGTACCACTACTGTAACGGTTGTAGATGACATTGATCCTATTGCCAATTGTGTGGCACCATTCACGGTGCAGTTAGATGCCAACGGAGAAGCTTCTATAACAGCAGCTGATATTAACGATGGCTCTACCGATAACTGTGCAATCGCCACTACAACGATTGATATAACAGATTTTGATTGTTCAAATGTTGGAGATAATACCGTTACTTTAACTGTAACTGATGTCAACGGAAATAGCAGCACGTGTACAACAACAGTAACTGTTGAAGATTCTATTGATCCAACCATTACCTGTACTGGGGATATTACTGTAAGCAATGATTCGGGAGACTGTGGCGCTATCGTTACGTATACGGAACCAACAGCCTCCGATAACTGTACTACACCGCTACAAGCTATTACCATGAATGGTCAGACATCTCCTTTTTCAGGTAATGCACGAGGGTACCACTTCCAAGCGCCAGAAGACTTTATAATTACAGGACTACGTGTTCCTGCAGATGCTTCAAGCGGTGGTCAAAACATACAAATTATGCGATTTGCCGCAACCCCTGCAACTTTTTCAGGTACTAGTAGCTATGAAGAGGTGTTATATTATACAAGTTTAAACCCAGCAACAGGGTTTATTCCGGTTACCATTCAAGTTTCTGCCGGTGATATTATTGGTATATTAGGGACAAGAGGTACCGCTCCAGATGTAAACTCATATACGGCGCAAAACGATATAATGATAAATGGTAATACAGTTGCTATTACTAGATTTGGTACACAAAACCCTATTAGTACTGGTCAAGCCCCTCAAGGCTCATATTGGCAGGAACTTAGTGGCTCTATTTGTAGAGTTGAATTTGAATATCAATCTAACCCACTTACCGTAACCCAAATAGCTGGTTTAGCTAGTGGAAGTGAATTCCCGTTAGGAACAACCACCAATACATTTGAAGTAACGGATGCCAGTGGAAATACAGCTAGCTGTTCGTTTGATGTAACTGTAAATGATACAGAAGCACCAACAGCTAATTGTGTAGCACCATTTACGGTTCAACTAGATGCTAGCGGACAGGCTTCTATTACAGCTGCTGATATCAACGATGGTTCTACAGATAATTGTGAAATTGATACAACTAGTATTGATATTACTGATTTTAATTGTTCAAATGTTGGAGATAATACCGTTACTCTAACTGTAACTGATGTTAACGGAAACAGCAGCACGTGTACTACTACAGTAACCGTAGAAGACAACATAGCTCCTGTAGCAAATTGTGTGGCTCCGTTTACCGTTCAGCTTGATGCTAACGGACAAGCTTCTATTACAGCTGTTGATATTAATGATAGTTCTACAGATAATTGTGAAATTGATACAACTAGTATTGATATTACTGATTTTAATTGTTCAAATGTTGGAGATAATACCGTTACTCTAACTGTAACTGATGTCAACGGAAACAGTAGCACCTGTACAACAACAGTAACCGTAGAAGACAACTTAGCTCCTGTAGCTAATTGTGTGGCTCCGTTTACCGTTCAGCTTGATGCTAACGGACAAGCTTCTATTACAGCTGCTGATATTAATGATGGCTCAACTGACAATTGTAGTATTGATACAACAGCGATTGATGTAACAGATTTTGATTGTTCTAACATTGGAGATAATACCGTTACTCTAACTGTAACTGATGTTAACGGAAACAGCAGCACGTGTACTACTACAGTAACCGTAGAAGACAACATAGCTCCTGTAGCAAATTGTGTGGCTCCGTTTACCGTTCAGCTTGATGCCAACGGACAGGCTTCTATTACAGCTACTGATATCAACGATGGTTCTACAGATAATTGTGGAATTGATACAACTAGTATAGATATTACTGATTTTGATTGTTCTAACATTGGAGATAACACCGTTACATTAACTGTAACCGATGTAAACGGAAACAGCAATACCTGTACAACAACAGTAACTGTTGAAGATAATATTGCTCCGGTAGTTAATTGTGCTGCACCTTTTACCGTTGAACTTGATGCCAACGGACAGGCTTCTATTACAGCTTCTGATATCAACGATGGTTCTACAGATAATTGTGGAATTGATACAACTAGTATAGATATTACTGATTTTGATTGTTCAAATGTTGGAGATAATACTGTTACCTTAACCGTAACTGATGTAAATGGAAATACTTCTACGTGTACTACTACTGTTACTGTTGAAGATTCTATCGCTCCTACTATTGTATGTCCTGCTGATATATTAGCAAGTACAGATCCAACTGATTGTTTTGCAACGGTAAACTTCCCAGATGCATTAGCAACAGACAACTGTGCTGGAGTAACAGTAGCCCAGACGGGTGGATTGCCTTCTGGTAGTCAGTTCCCAGTTGGAGTATCGACTGTTGAATATACTGCTACCGATGCCAATGGAAATACCAGCCTATGTACGTTTGACATTACAGTAGAAGACAACGAAGCACCTATTGCAGTGTGTGAGAATATCACCATTCAATTAGATGAATTTGGATCAGCTTCTATTACAGCTGCTAATTTAGACGGAGGCTCTACCGATGCTTGTGGTGTGGATTCTATTGCTATCGATCAAGATACCTTTGATTGCTCTAACGTGGGTGATAACAATGTTACTTTAACCGTAACTGATGTAAACGGAAATGTTTCAACCTGTACAGCAATCGTTACTGTTGAAGATATAACCGCTCCTGAAGTTGTTTGTCAAGATATTACCGTTCAGCTTGATGCTACTGGAACAGTTAGTATTACAGGAATGGATGTAGACGGTGGTTCTACCGATGCTTGTGGCATTGCTAGTTATGATTTAGATATAGACACGTTTGATTGTTCAAACGTAGGTGTAAATACTGTGGAATTAACGGTTACTGATAATAGTGGTAACACAGCAACGTGTACGGCTATGGTAACAGTAGAAGATAACATAGCACCAGATTTAGTATGTACAGATTTTACCCTTGAGTTAGGTGAAGATGGTACCGCTACCCTATTACCAGGTGATGTAATTGCAAGCAACGATGATGCCTGTGGTATTGATACTACTGCAGTAGATATTACTGAGTTTGATTGTATTGATATTGGAACACCGGTTACTGTTCAAGTATTTGTTAGCGATGTTAACGGAAACTTAAGCACGTGTAACGCAGTGGTGACTGTGGTAGATATAATGGCACCGGTAGTGACGTGTCCTGCAGACCAAACAGTAGATCCAGGGGAAGGAAACTTATTCTATGAAGTACCAGACTACTTTGCATTAGGTGAAGCATCGGCTACTGACAATTGTACAAGTAATGTAACCATTACTTCTCAACAACCTGCTGCTGGAGAATTAGTAAGCGATGGTATACATACCATTACCCTTACTGCGGAAGATGAGTACGGAAACATCGGTACCTGTACCTTTGAGTTAACTGTAGAAAGTATCTTAGGTGTTGATGGAACGGATAATTTGGGTAGTGTGCAATTGTATCCTAACCCAGCGAACAACCAAGTAACCCTTGGGAATCCATCGCAAGTAAACTTGAAAGAAGCGATATTCTATGACTTGACCGGTCGAGTAATTCGTACTATCAATCTTACCGGTATGGGCTCACAAAAAGCAATTGACATTAGTCAACTGTCAAGTGCTACTTATATAGTAATGATTAAAAGCGAAAATGGTTCTGTTACAAAACAGTTGATTAAAGAGTAA